The following proteins are encoded in a genomic region of Toxotes jaculatrix isolate fToxJac2 chromosome 3, fToxJac2.pri, whole genome shotgun sequence:
- the golt1a gene encoding vesicle transport protein GOT1A, giving the protein MVAITEFQKIGIGLMGFGAFFLIFGVLLYFDSVLLAFGNILFLSGLTFIIGFRRTAHFFFQRHKFRGSFFFLGGVSLVLCRWPIIGMLVESYGFVLLFRSFFPMAMGFVLSAVNSPFLNAFFPSSSSMV; this is encoded by the exons ATGGTGGCCATCACGGAGTTCCAGA AGATTGGTATTGGCCTGATGGGATTCGGTGCATTCTTCCTGATCTTTGGTGTCCTGCTGTACTTTGACTCTGTCTTGCTGGCATTTGGAAAT ATCCTGTTTCTATCCGGTTTGACCTTCATCATTGGCTTTAGAAGGACAGCCCACTTCTTCTTCCAAAGGCACAAGTTTCGgggttcttttttctttctcggTGGTGTGTCTCTGGTGCTGTGCCGCTGGCCAATCATTGGGATGCTGGTGGAGAGTTATGGCTTTGTACTTTTATTCAG GTCTTTCTTCCCCATGGCCATGGGATTTGTGCTGTCAGCTGTGAATAGCCCTTTCCTCAATGCA tttttccccagcagctcctccatggTCTGA